Proteins encoded together in one Clupea harengus unplaced genomic scaffold, Ch_v2.0.2, whole genome shotgun sequence window:
- the LOC122132170 gene encoding E3 ubiquitin-protein ligase RNF13-like, whose translation MCVFISRTRCYETSRLTCLSLQRRGGSGVRVGHERGSLWERESFAVCTYLFLFVPSATAVVYVCCCCCCFDSGDSYDVCAICLDEYEEGDKLRVLPCSHAYHCKCVDPWLTKTKKTCPVCKQKVVPSQGDSDSDSDSGESSREENEDASESTPLLRSLASTSAHSFGTMSGSPSPQGHGNESSDYEDEDEDDMDTSDDSEEVTIEAVVVQQLQQSPRPDKDDEEKGHLLV comes from the exons ATGTGTGTATTCATATCCAGAACACGTTGTTATGAAACGTCTCGTTTGACTTGCCTCAGTCTGCAGAGAAGAGGCGGGTCAGGAGTGAGAGTCGGCCATGAGCGAGGCTCTctctgggagagggagagctttGCTGTGTGCACTTACCTGTTCCTATTTGTTCCCTCTGCCACTgctgttgtttatgtttgttgttgttgttgctgttttgacTCAGGTGACTCCTATGACGTGTGTGCCATCTGTCTGGACGAGTACGAGGAGGGTGATAAGCTCCGGGTCCTGCCCTGCTCACATG CTTACCACTGCAAGTGTGTGGACCCCTGGCTGACCAAGACCAAAAAGACCTGCCCGGTGTGCAAGCAGAAGGTGGTCCCGTCGCAGGGCGACTCGGACTCGGACTCCGACTCGGGCGAGAGCAGCCGCGAGGAGAACGAGGACGCGTCTGAGAGCACGCCGCTGCTGCGCTCGCTGGCCTCCACCAGCGCCCACTCCTTCGGCACCATGAGTGGTTCGCCCTCGCCGCAGGGCCACGGCAACGAGTCCTCCGActacgaggacgaggacgaggacgacaTGGACACCAGCGACGACAGCGAGGAGGTCACCATAGAGGCGGTGGTGGTGCAGCAGCTTCAGCAGTCGCCACGGCCAGACAAGGACGACGAGGAAAAGGGGCATCTGCTAGTCTGA
- the LOC122132171 gene encoding profilin-2-like isoform X1: MSWQSYVDNLMADGSCQDAAIVGYTDAKYVWASFTGGTFSNITPTEIDILIGKDREGFFTSGMTLGNKKCSVIRDSLLIDGDWTMDIRTKSQGGEPTYNVTVGRAGKAMVLVMGKEGIHGGQLNKKAFTMAEYLRKSGY; the protein is encoded by the exons ATGTCCTGGCAATCCTACGTGGATAACCTGATGGCTGATGGCAGCTGCCAGGACGCCGCCATTGTTGGGTACACGGACGCTAAATACGTCTGGGCATCATTTACCGGTGGTACTTTCAGCAATATAACG CCTACAGAAATCGACATCCTAATaggcaaagacagagagggattcTTCACCAGTGGTATGACCTTAGGAAACAAGAAGTGCTCCGTCATCAGGGACAGCCTTCTAATCGATGGGGACTGGACAATGGACATCAGGACGAAGAGTCAAGGAGGAGAGCCAACATATAATGTTACTGTAGGCAGAGCTGGCAAAG CAATGGTTTTAGTCATGGGAAAGGAGGGTATCCATGGAGGGCAACTCAACAAGAAAGCGTTTACCATGGCTGAATACCTGCGGAAGTCTGGATATTAA
- the LOC122132171 gene encoding profilin-2-like isoform X2, which yields MSWQSYVDNLMADGSCQDAAIVGYTDAKYVWASFTGGTFSNITPTEIDILIGKDREGFFTSGMTLGNKKCSVIRDSLLIDGDWTMDIRTKSQGGEPTYNVTVGRAGKVLVFVMGKEGVHGGGLNKKAYTMAKYLRDSGF from the exons ATGTCCTGGCAATCCTACGTGGATAACCTGATGGCTGATGGCAGCTGCCAGGACGCCGCCATTGTTGGGTACACGGACGCTAAATACGTCTGGGCATCATTTACCGGTGGTACTTTCAGCAATATAACG CCTACAGAAATCGACATCCTAATaggcaaagacagagagggattcTTCACCAGTGGTATGACCTTAGGAAACAAGAAGTGCTCCGTCATCAGGGACAGCCTTCTAATCGATGGGGACTGGACAATGGACATCAGGACGAAGAGTCAAGGAGGAGAGCCAACATATAATGTTACTGTAGGCAGAGCTGGCAAAG TCTTGGTCTTTGTAATGGGAAAAGAAGGGGTCCATGGAGGTGGACTGAATAAGAAGGCATATACAATGGCAAAATACTTACGGGATTCAGGGTTTTAG